CGCGGACTTCAGCTGGTCGAGGCACATGCGCATCACCATGCGGCGCAGGAACGCCTCGGGCACGCGCACCTCGGTACGGTCGACGTCCATCCAGCGGATGAACGCGTCCTGCACCATGTCCTCGGCATCCGCGACGGAACCGAGCATCCGGTACGCGACGCGGATCAGCGTGCGACGCAGCGGATCGAAGCTCGCCGCCGCGTCGGCCCGTTCGTCGGCGTTGCCGCTGGCCGGGTCGAGGCTCGGCATCAGGCCACCATCTTCGCGGCGGCGGCCTTCGCGTCGGCCGGGTCGACCCACAGCCCGAAGCCGACGGCGAGCCGGTTCCAGCCGTTGATCACGTTGATCATCACCGTGAGTTTCACCTGTTCTTCCTCGCTGAAATGGTCGTTCAGCGCCGCGTAGGCCGCTTCGTGCGCCGCATGGCCCTCCGACAGCCGCGTGAGCGCCTCGGTCCAGCCGAGCGCCGCGCGTTCGCGGTCGGTGTAGCAGGGCGCGTCGCGCCATGCGGACAGCAGGTAGATGCGCTGCTCGGTCTCGCCTTCCTCGCGCGCCTCGACGGTGTGCATGTTAAGGCAGTTCGCGCACGCGTTGATCTGCGACGCGCGGATCTTGACCAGCTCGATCAGCGTCGGCTCGAGGCTCCCGGCCGCGGCGACCGACACGGTCATCCAGCTCTTCATCAGCGCGGGGGCGGCGGCAAACGGATTGAGTTTCGCAGTCATGTTGCTTCTCCTTTCGTGTGGGTTCCGCCGATATGACGAGCGAGCCCCCGCGCGTGTGACATCGATGCAAAAAATTTTTTGGCGCCGTCGAAGCGGGCAGCGGCAAGCGAAGGGCGGAGCCGTTGAGCGGGGCACCAAGAAGGTCGCGATATCGACTGACGAATCGGCTGCCCGACGCCGCGCCTCGGACGCACGCGCGCCATCGACCTTTCACGCATGCCGAGCGGCTGTCACCGGACGTCAGTAGGGCGCGGCCGCGGGCACGCGCATTGCGCCTGTCGGCCGACCCCTGCTACGAGGGCGCCGACGGTTCATTACGCACGCGATGCCGACGTCATGAATGCTTTCATTTTTCTTTCGCTTTCGTTTCATCCGAAATCCGATTCGCGACGTTCACATTTCTGGACCATACTGTTCTGCACGGGCAGATGAAGTGAAGCCGCATGAGCGACCCGGCGCGCGCGCCGGCTGCCCGACGACGCAGCAGCAATTCGCCCGTCAGCCGCGCGCATCTCAGCGCAAGGCTTTCCCTTTTCCGGCAACGCAACGCAGCGAATCGCGACGTGAACGGTAAACCGATGAGCCTTTTTGCCTCCCAGCTTCAGCGCCGTTATCAGGACGTGCGCGCCCATAGCGTCGCGCTGACCGCGACGCTGTCCGCCGAAGACCAGGCCGTGCAGTCGATGCCCGACGCGAGTCCGACCAAATGGCATCTCGCGCATACGACCTGGTTCTTCGAAACCGTCGTGCTGATGCGCCGCGTGCCGGGCTACGCGCCGTTCGACGACGCATTCCAGTTCCTCTTCAATTCCTATTACGAAGCGCTCGGGCCGCGCCATCCGCGACCGCAGCGCGGGCTGCTCACGCGTCCGTCGCTCGACGAGGTGCATGCGTACCGGCAATACGTCGACGACGCGATGCTGCGCGCGCTGGCCGGCGCCGACGCGGCGCTGCTCGACGCGATCGCGCCCGAGCTGGTGCTCGGCCTGCATCACGAGCAGCAGCATCAGGAACTGATCGTCACCGACATGCTGCATGCGTTCTCGTGCAACCCGCTGCGGCCGGCATTCCGGCCGCGCACGGGCGACGAAGCCGGATGCGCGCTCGCCGCGGGCGACGCCGGCCCGTTGCGCTGGCTGCCGCAGCCGGGCGGGCT
This DNA window, taken from Burkholderia cenocepacia, encodes the following:
- a CDS encoding carboxymuconolactone decarboxylase family protein, producing MTAKLNPFAAAPALMKSWMTVSVAAAGSLEPTLIELVKIRASQINACANCLNMHTVEAREEGETEQRIYLLSAWRDAPCYTDRERAALGWTEALTRLSEGHAAHEAAYAALNDHFSEEEQVKLTVMINVINGWNRLAVGFGLWVDPADAKAAAAKMVA